One window from the genome of Coleofasciculus chthonoplastes PCC 7420 encodes:
- the clpS gene encoding ATP-dependent Clp protease adapter ClpS, with translation MSVETIEKRSTSTVRKPAPRYRVLLHNDDFNPMEYVVQALIQTVPSLTQPQAVNIMMEAHNSGIALVITCALEHAEFYCETLKNHGLTSTIEPDE, from the coding sequence TTGTCTGTGGAAACAATTGAAAAGCGTTCAACATCAACTGTTCGGAAACCCGCACCTCGCTATCGTGTTTTGCTCCACAATGATGATTTCAACCCGATGGAATATGTGGTGCAAGCCTTGATACAGACGGTGCCAAGTTTGACTCAGCCGCAAGCGGTCAATATTATGATGGAAGCCCACAACTCAGGAATTGCTCTAGTCATTACCTGCGCTTTGGAACATGCAGAGTTCTACTGTGAAACGTTGAAGAATCACGGCTTAACCAGTACGATTGAACCGGATGAATAG
- a CDS encoding DUF3368 domain-containing protein: protein MIIVSNTSPINYLILIGYIHLLPELFQQIIIPKTVYRELSDASAPSPVQNWIATPPDWLKIQPVNQPSDTILDLLDPGERAAIILAQEINADLLLLDDMKARRTATERGFAITGILGILDQAATMKLIDLPVAVQSLQNTSFWASDNLFQKLLDKHSYF from the coding sequence ATGATTATTGTCTCCAATACCTCCCCAATCAACTACCTCATCTTGATTGGTTACATCCATCTTTTGCCCGAATTATTTCAACAAATCATTATTCCCAAAACCGTTTACCGCGAATTGTCTGATGCATCTGCGCCCTCACCTGTCCAAAATTGGATTGCCACTCCACCTGATTGGCTCAAAATCCAGCCTGTCAACCAACCTTCGGATACAATTCTTGATCTACTCGATCCCGGAGAACGAGCCGCTATTATTCTAGCCCAAGAAATCAACGCAGATTTACTGTTACTTGATGATATGAAAGCAAGGCGTACCGCGACAGAAAGAGGGTTTGCCATTACGGGTATCTTAGGAATTCTAGATCAAGCAGCAACGATGAAATTGATCGATCTACCTGTTGCTGTTCAAAGCCTTCAGAATACATCTTTTTGGGCTTCCGACAACTTGTTTCAAAAGTTGTTAGATAAGCACTCCTATTTTTGA
- a CDS encoding PD-(D/E)XK nuclease family protein, with protein sequence MNAQSTAVSLTRLSQGQLNLLETCPRKFQHIYVDQFGSPVSPDQQERLTWGSYFHLLMQQRELGLPIDSLLKDNPQLNHWVTALMDAAPEVFARHAQTFRDAEHCRTVTMQGYLLTVIYDLFIEDEKSAQILDWKTYPLPTNRHRLAKDWQTRLYRYVLLQTSDYLPEQISMTYWFVKSQPRPQCLTFAYDRVQHEKTRADLTELLTRLSGWLHRYQNDHIPFPQVPLSTGKCGNCSFAVRCQRTGESAVSQDNLLPNLTDIEEVSI encoded by the coding sequence ATGAATGCTCAAAGTACAGCGGTTTCCCTAACTCGCTTATCCCAAGGACAACTCAATCTGTTAGAAACCTGTCCGCGTAAATTTCAACATATCTATGTAGATCAGTTCGGAAGTCCTGTTTCACCGGATCAACAAGAACGTCTGACATGGGGAAGTTACTTTCACCTGTTGATGCAACAACGAGAACTCGGATTACCGATAGACTCGTTGCTGAAGGATAATCCCCAACTCAATCATTGGGTTACGGCGCTCATGGATGCAGCACCAGAGGTATTTGCCCGTCATGCTCAAACCTTTCGGGATGCTGAACATTGTCGCACGGTAACGATGCAAGGCTACTTACTAACGGTTATTTACGACTTATTTATTGAAGACGAAAAAAGCGCCCAAATTCTCGACTGGAAAACGTATCCTCTACCGACAAATCGTCATCGGTTAGCCAAAGACTGGCAAACTCGTTTATACCGATATGTTTTGCTTCAAACCAGTGATTATTTGCCTGAGCAAATTTCTATGACGTACTGGTTTGTTAAATCTCAACCCCGTCCCCAATGTCTTACGTTTGCCTATGATAGAGTACAACATGAGAAAACGAGAGCGGATTTAACTGAGTTGCTGACTCGGCTATCCGGATGGTTACACCGCTATCAAAATGATCATATCCCGTTTCCCCAAGTTCCCCTATCAACGGGTAAATGCGGTAACTGTAGCTTTGCGGTGCGCTGTCAGCGAACTGGAGAAAGTGCGGTTAGCCAAGATAATTTATTACCCAATTTGACTGATATTGAGGAAGTATCAATTTAA
- a CDS encoding ComF family protein: protein MKRGIGQLTNSILSLFLKSNCPLCDRATDAELCQYCQRQLQRCQLKHPSQFWQGELPVFVWGHYGGVLKRAIAALKYENHTQLARPLGFWLGEAWLNSTAAQQRKKLTVIPIPIHPSKRQQRGFNQAELLAKSFCQFTGYQYQPHGLERVRETEAQFGLSAKERSQNLTEAFAVGKRFGKRSHHSPVLILDDIYTTGATARSATEVLRQQGIAVYGILAIASSKQGR, encoded by the coding sequence ATGAAACGAGGAATCGGACAGTTAACGAATAGCATACTGTCTTTATTCCTAAAATCAAACTGTCCATTATGCGATCGCGCCACGGATGCTGAATTGTGTCAATACTGTCAGCGTCAGTTACAGCGCTGTCAACTCAAGCATCCGAGTCAATTTTGGCAAGGGGAGTTACCTGTGTTTGTTTGGGGACATTATGGGGGTGTGTTGAAACGGGCGATCGCGGCGCTAAAATATGAAAATCATACCCAGTTAGCCCGTCCCTTGGGATTCTGGTTAGGTGAGGCGTGGCTAAACTCGACGGCGGCGCAGCAGAGGAAAAAGTTAACGGTGATTCCGATTCCGATTCACCCCAGCAAACGCCAACAACGGGGATTTAATCAAGCTGAACTCCTTGCCAAGAGTTTTTGTCAATTTACAGGGTATCAGTATCAGCCCCACGGTTTAGAACGGGTTCGGGAAACTGAAGCCCAGTTTGGCTTATCTGCAAAAGAGCGATCGCAAAATCTCACGGAGGCGTTTGCTGTAGGTAAGCGCTTTGGCAAACGTTCACATCATTCACCCGTACTGATTTTAGACGATATTTACACCACAGGCGCAACCGCCCGTTCTGCCACAGAAGTGTTACGCCAGCAAGGAATCGCCGTGTATGGTATTCTTGCGATCGCCTCGTCTAAACAGGGACGATAG
- a CDS encoding CPBP family intramembrane glutamic endopeptidase yields MRLGLFVFTLGLFWLPLAAPIYLLLDDSNLVTILTMALLFGEFLGLLQVWGRFVYGEPQLLKQYGLYISRRNGIDWLNGLSIGLLFTLSLFALEGGLGWLTFQPPPEQLGRIILEGLVSALGIGLAEELVFRGWLLDELERDYSHKLSLWADALIFATLHFLKPLGEIIRTLPGFPGLVLLGLTLVWAKRGQGRLGLPIGLHAGLVWGYYIINVGQLVQYSGQVSPWITGVDSNPIAGVMGLAFLMVLALWIRARAVN; encoded by the coding sequence GTGCGGCTGGGTTTGTTTGTTTTTACCCTAGGACTATTTTGGTTACCCTTAGCTGCGCCAATCTACCTTTTGCTTGATGACTCAAACCTCGTCACTATTCTAACGATGGCGTTATTGTTTGGGGAATTTTTAGGGCTACTACAAGTTTGGGGACGCTTTGTTTATGGAGAACCTCAACTGTTAAAGCAGTATGGGTTATACATCTCTCGGCGCAATGGAATAGACTGGCTCAATGGATTAAGTATTGGTTTATTATTTACCTTAAGTTTGTTTGCGTTAGAGGGGGGATTAGGATGGCTAACGTTTCAACCTCCTCCAGAACAATTGGGGCGGATTATTTTAGAAGGATTGGTTAGCGCTTTGGGTATTGGCTTGGCTGAGGAGTTAGTCTTTCGGGGTTGGTTATTAGATGAGTTGGAGCGAGACTATTCTCATAAACTATCTCTTTGGGCAGATGCGCTAATTTTTGCCACACTGCATTTTCTCAAACCCCTCGGAGAAATTATTCGCACGTTACCAGGATTTCCAGGATTAGTGCTGTTGGGATTAACTTTAGTTTGGGCAAAACGAGGACAAGGGCGTTTGGGTTTACCCATTGGGTTACATGCGGGGTTAGTTTGGGGCTATTACATAATTAATGTGGGACAATTAGTGCAGTATTCGGGTCAAGTGTCTCCTTGGATAACCGGAGTAGATAGTAACCCGATCGCGGGAGTCATGGGGTTAGCCTTCTTGATGGTGCTGGCTTTGTGGATCAGGGCGCGGGCTGTGAATTAA
- a CDS encoding UPF0175 family protein, translating to MQITLELPDDIANQLQLQPANISHRILELIVADNYRQGHIGAAQVRQMLNFSSRWETYEFLKREKAYLPYTEDDLEQDSQAIRNVLSQE from the coding sequence ATGCAAATCACGCTCGAACTTCCTGACGACATCGCCAATCAACTACAACTACAACCTGCCAACATTTCCCACCGAATTTTAGAACTTATCGTGGCTGATAACTATCGCCAAGGACACATTGGAGCCGCCCAAGTGCGCCAGATGCTCAACTTCTCATCCCGGTGGGAAACTTATGAATTTCTAAAGCGTGAAAAAGCCTACTTGCCTTACACGGAAGACGACCTAGAGCAGGATTCACAAGCGATTCGCAATGTTTTATCCCAAGAATGA
- a CDS encoding DUF3134 domain-containing protein: MYNPSLREESREQLAPVISVPRETSVLEWLESTNRLLARDPSEKESGDDEEEITELMGADDNDYDDEEDDDLDED; this comes from the coding sequence ATGTATAATCCTTCTTTGCGTGAAGAATCTCGTGAGCAACTAGCTCCAGTCATTTCCGTTCCCCGTGAAACCTCAGTTTTAGAGTGGTTAGAATCAACGAATCGTCTGCTGGCGCGTGATCCTAGCGAGAAGGAGAGCGGTGATGATGAAGAGGAAATCACTGAATTGATGGGTGCTGATGATAATGACTATGATGACGAGGAAGATGATGATCTAGATGAAGATTAA
- a CDS encoding PAP/fibrillin family protein: MVNKATLLEAIAGKNRGLLATDTEKTAILAAVAQLEDRNPTPRPLEAQELLEGNWRLLYTTSSDLLNLGRFPLWQLGQIYQCVRTADAKIYNIAEVSSLPYLEGIISVGARFEPVSQRRVNVNFDRSVVGLKRLIDYKSPTNFIQQIETGKKFKALDFNIESREQRGWLEITYLDENLRIGRGNKDSVFVLSKP; this comes from the coding sequence ATGGTTAACAAAGCCACGTTATTAGAAGCGATCGCGGGAAAAAATCGGGGGTTATTGGCAACGGACACTGAAAAAACAGCGATTTTGGCAGCCGTTGCCCAATTAGAAGACCGCAACCCTACGCCACGTCCACTGGAAGCGCAGGAGTTGCTGGAAGGGAACTGGCGATTACTCTACACAACCAGTAGCGATTTGTTAAATCTGGGTCGGTTTCCCTTGTGGCAATTGGGTCAAATTTACCAATGTGTTCGCACCGCCGACGCTAAAATTTATAACATTGCCGAGGTTTCCAGTTTGCCTTACTTAGAGGGAATTATCAGTGTAGGAGCGCGGTTTGAACCCGTTTCCCAACGCCGCGTTAATGTCAATTTTGATCGGTCGGTTGTCGGATTAAAACGCTTAATTGACTATAAATCTCCGACTAACTTTATCCAGCAAATTGAAACGGGTAAAAAATTTAAGGCGCTTGATTTTAATATTGAAAGTCGAGAGCAACGGGGCTGGTTGGAGATTACCTATCTCGACGAAAATCTGCGGATTGGACGAGGGAATAAAGATAGTGTATTTGTCCTTAGCAAACCATGA